TGgtatcataaatttaatttattattatttgatttgaaaCATTGCATTAAAATTTGGTCTTCCTTCTACTAATACTATAAGGGTTCTGAATGAGGAATTAAGGAGGGGATTCTGGTGTAAAAGCAAGAAGAAGGCTTTTACTACTAAAGTGAGGAGGGGAAGAAAGAGATTTAGGTGCAGCTAGGGAAGATGGAAGAAATATGCATTTGTTATCCTTGTTCTGGCTCACGCTTAGGTGCGTCTGGCGGAGGTTGTTTACCTTTTTttgttagtttttttttatttaaaaaaaaaacttgtatcAAAAGACCAGGGTGTAAAGTATATTTGGACCTAAGGATATTTTGAAAATTGACTTCAGATCTCAAATTAGGTTTCCTAGTCTATTTCTATGCTGAAACCCACTGTTGCCTGAGATATGCtgcaatttcttctttttataattAGCAATCACAATACATCTTGATTagtctttcattttttattattattttttttaatttggtaCGCCATACATATAGTGAATTACTCTTCCTAAACGGCAACGAGATGGTAAGGTATTTAAGCTCCACATATTTATTAAAATGCACTTGTAATGGCATGTATGGATGGATGAGTTTTGTAAATATTGATTTTCTTGTGATATGTGTAGGGCATCATCATATGtgcttattttcttttatttttagtgGCTGAAGGCATTGAATTATCTTATCAGTTATTGTTGTGTAAGACCATTTTTAAACTGTTGTTTTATGCTACCGATTTACAATAAATTAGCTAATGATTCTCCTCGCTATCTTTTATGGCTCAGATAAGGAAAACAGAAAAAAGCTGGCTTGATGGAAATCCAAGTTAATGGAGAGGAGTGTGGCACTGAAGGTGGTGGATTGCGCCTACGGCTTTTTCGAAAAAGCAAATCCCTATCGATGCTGCTGTCTTCTAGAAAGATGAGATGAGATTGCTCGATGTTATGGGTGTGACCAAAGGTAAAAGGTTACGAGGGCGTCCGTTGGCGCATGGCATCCTGCCAGGGTATCCAACACCGTCGCTCGTGCTGGACAGAATGGTTACCACCACCGTCCCGAAATGAAACGTACAAAATGAATGGGCAAAGCTGGAGACGAGTCACGTAATTTGATACGTCATATCACTATCTATTCAATTTATATTTTCACTGTGCGTCTTATTAGCTTTCATCAGAATTTCCAGCAAACCTAACCAAGCATGGCTACAAGTCTTCTGACTCGTTTACCTTCGGGTTGTGTCAAACAGAACCGTGAAAGACATCAATCACACCCGTGAAAGACGTGGCTTAGTGAAAGATGCCTATGCTGCTGTGCTGTGTTGGGCCGAAGAAGAGGGCTTCACCAGTCCCTACCGAAGCAGACTTCTCGTGTGGCGGCACTCCGAGGAAATCGAGCTGAAGTGTATCGATGCTTCTTCCAAGTTTGGACACGGCCGCTTCCAGATGACTCGGGAGAAGCACAAGTTGTATGGCAGGCTCAAGCAGACTTCTCTTGTTCCTCTAAAGTTGGAGAGCGAGATTGATCCATGAATATACGGATTAAACCCTTTTAAGATTCTGTCAGGATACCAACCAAGAAAGCTTGCTTCCTTGTCTATCTATTACACAACCAGGAACAAAGTCGACACATGTTTTCGATGCTAAACCGAGCACGGTACTGCACACAAAACCCAATCACTGTGCCCCGCAAGCAGGCTTTTGAGAACATATCCTAAACATTGAGCACCAGAAAGTACTTTAATCGAATAAATGGGGCACCAGAATTCCTCCAACCAATAAAAAATACCTCAAGAGCAGAACAAGCAAGCAGTGAACTCGTTGTAAGGAAACATCTAACGAGGAGGCAGCGTTGCCCAGAGTACACGATATAGGGACTTGTTTGTCAATATGTTCTCTCACGGCACCCTAAACATATGTATGTAAACTATATTTTCTATAACTGCACAAACACCCTTAGATTTCAACCAACTTGCACATAGCATCCCATTTAATCCCCTAAAAAGCACAGTGAAGCTGCTACCCTCCTTTGTATTCCTGGTGCACTCAGTCTGGCTCATCAATGTACAACAACTAATAAACCATTCAATAAGAGGTAAGCAAGGTCAACAACATGGGCAAAACACTGAAGATACTCGAGCCAGTTCTACATATCCCGCTAACCTGAAACATGGACGTAACTTTAAGAGAATTGCCTTCCAAGCAGCAAAGCAAACatatagcagcagcagcagcagcagcagcagaatatGACCTCCGAGACACATCACCTTTGTTATGTTATTCTGTTTAACCGAATGCTCTGGTTCTTCCGTGGAATCCTTTCTAGAGGTGTAATCAACTGTGGCATTGTCATACCCCCAGAAACAATAATCTCTGCGACATTGGAACCATCAAATACATTAGAACATAATCAAGTATACTGCTTCTTGTTTTAGAAACATGCAAAACAGAAATGATTTTAATGAAACAAACCTATGGTAGTGTTCAGTTTGATGATATCCTATATTGCCATTCAGCAATCAATTGTTCTGCGGGCAGGTGGGTGGCTAAATGTAATAATGATCTACAGCCAGCCAAACAGCACGCCCATAACTCTGAACAGCTAGACCATATCTCATTTTCAGTATGAGAGACTCAATAAATGAGGATTCTACAAGGCAAAATAGTAGGGCAGCCTATGTTTATGTTAGCAAGAATTTTCTGGCAAATGAAAACCATCTTGCCTTAAGAGTTTATTTCTAGAGATTGCACATACATAATTATTTTCAGATAATATATGTACCAACATGTGTGTTGTATAATATCATGTATACTGTCTCTTGCTTCTTATTGCTTGCAATATTGACACTCTCCTGTCTGATTCTTGTTGCTGCATCCATGCAACATCACAAACCAGGGTCATTCCACATTCTTTGCAGAGAGTACAAGTGACGTTACGTATTATTAGTCCATTAAAGTATGAAATGTTAAATTAAACTAATATAGTAGAACGACCAGGTTTATCACATTATCAGATATTTTCTTCTGTAGTTCTGCTATTATATTCTAAATAAATTTTACAACTAAAATCATCTTAATAAGTTATAAAAAGAAGAGTCATGGTGTGATCATGTTCAAAGCAGAGAAACAAATAACAATGGCATGATTTGATTTAATAAATTTTCTTCCAGATAGTTGTCAGTTAACTGCTTATGGCCTAGGTTTAAGTTTTACAAATGTTATTTCCACCTTAAAGATAGACTTGATAGCCTGAACAGGAAGACAGATGGAAATACTTCAGCGACCAGCAACTAATTATGTTGTTcaacttaaaaatatgaaatcaaagtTCTCCAACTAAAATTAGAAATTAAACAAATCCAAAGCTGCAATATATTATTGACCAAAATGTGCTACAAAGATAAGAGAGTAAAATTTAAACATGCAAGGAGACCATAAAGATGCAAGGAAAACAGACCTATGCCTTCCCGAACAGACAAGTTGGGTCTGATGATTTcttcagaattgaccaagaataTATCACCAATATATAAATGATTGGTTGGAACATATACACTACATAATTCTTCATCACCTTTGTCAGTCTGCAATAGGAAACAATAATATTTGAAAGTTAATAGGATAACTACAACTGTCAGATCAGGGAACCATTATTCCTCATGCTAATTTCATGCAAAACTCCACGAAAATAAGAGCATAAAGTTGCATGTGTGCCACAAACAACATCCTTAGTATGAATTTTTATTGATATCAATTGAAGATATTTAGCTTTATCAGACAGGTGCATGATATAAAAAAACAATTGGCATTTTGCCAAATGTCAACAGTTAGATTGTCAGGCATCAAAAGCCAAATGATGTAATAGACAATTTGCAACCTCTAAAGTTACCTGAAGGACCACTGATGATGTAATAAAGCCAAATGCATACTCGCCAACACGTGGATGACGGATAATTGCAACCTCTTTAAAAGCTGTGGTATTTTGGTCTGCAAAAAAAGAGATGCAAAGTCCAAAAATCATAACTGAGAATAAATAATTCACTGATTATCATGTGGAAACCAGTGACAGACTTTATATTCTTTCAATGCCCATTGAGATCTCATTAAGAAGAGAATCTAATcaaaatgacaattgcaaatactaGGTGCTATCAGAATGGATAAAATACATATAACGGATCAATCAAATACATCATACAACAGAAAGCAAAATCTACCAAACAGCGcaagaaataaaaataacaagAGATAGTGGCTAATAATTATATTCTTAAACAAGGTTAGAAAACCGACAACCTTTTTTCTTTTGACATGCAATAGGTGTCCATGTAGCAAGAATAGAACAGAATAGACATATCATTCTGTAGCCTTCTAGATTCTGTCTCAGGTTAAGTGTAATCAATGTAAGTTAGTACCAAGTAGCACAAACCAATGAACCATAAACCAAACATGTCATTGCTGTTGACATTACAGGACACATCAGATTTGAGAATTTATACATGCCTGAACAATTGGACAATTGACTACCTCATGGTAGAGAATTCAGTTTCTGGTCCGAACAAGAAGATTGGAATCTGAATGTATCCTATGAAACTCAATCCCATTTGGTACGATCAAGATTGATCAGGATCCAACCTGTTTTCTAGGAAATCCAATCAATCCAGATCGATATTGATCGGGTTCTGATCTATGCGCTGAGGAATATGTGACGAAGCAGTCAAACAGATCACTAAAATTCAATACATACTCAGTCCAAGTTATGAAGGGAAGTGCTGATTTCAGAAACCTAATCCCTTCTGATAGAACCCAAGAATTTCTATTGCATCCCAACTTACACTAATTAGTCTTAAAACTCATTAAGGTTGAGCTATTTAAACATTCTAAGTAATAAATGTCATATTACCATTCCAGGTCATAAACAGCTTAGACCAAACACAAACCACACCATCTGATTAACACTCCTACGTACAACATGTAGGTGCCTCCTAATTTTCCCTGTTATTTCTTACTTGATTCTTGTTAAATtcttccaagtaccaagacacctGTGTCACAAAAGCAAATAATGCTGAAGCTATTGGCATTACACTTAGTCTTAACTTCATGTTATCTCTGACAAGGCAAATTTAACGATATGACAATCAATAATGAGATAGGCAAATAAAAAACAATATCTTAAAGACAAAAATGACATTTTTTTGAACTCTGCAAAATTAGCTCCTAAATGCAAGAAGAGGCACATCTATCCTTTAGTGAATGCAGACAAGGAATCAGTAACCACTGTCACTTGTATGTTCAGTGAATCCTCATATAGGAAAATGCAGTATGACCATTTTGTACGAACAATCATCATTTGATCATTTAAAGAGATAATACCAGGAGAAATGGCAGTGCTGATCTGCTTCGATGCTGAATAAATGTGCCTCACAAAAGGCATTCGTTTTATAAACCACTCTCCCACCCAGATAACAGTTGCACCCAGCCATGAtgaaacaaatattccaatgagaAAAACAAATACCAAAGATGTCAAGAATCCAAGGCCTGCATTTTTGTTAAAAAATACCAAAAATGTAATTAGATTAAACAAAATTCTTGCAATTTCAACAAAGGAAGGATAAATTCACGCAATTAGAACAAGCCAAACTTTAACGAAAGTAATAATAACAATGAACAGATTTGAACTATTGAATGACACGAATTATTCAAGGTGCCTTAAAAGATTAGGATAGAGGGACATGAATTAACATGTTTGTCACAGGTATCAGCTGACTACATCTTAATATCGGAACGAAGAGAGATCCTGTGATACTTCAATTTTAAAACTTACAAGAAAAA
The window above is part of the Musa acuminata AAA Group cultivar baxijiao chromosome BXJ2-6, Cavendish_Baxijiao_AAA, whole genome shotgun sequence genome. Proteins encoded here:
- the LOC135584490 gene encoding protein LIKE COV 2-like; amino-acid sequence: MADEKESTSVPLSQAADPEDPAKAPPTSPSSSTRKACCAVLQSWVSKKFMTGCVVLFPVAITFYVTWWFIQFVDGFFSPLYDKLGVDIFGLGFLTSLVFVFLIGIFVSSWLGATVIWVGEWFIKRMPFVRHIYSASKQISTAISPDQNTTAFKEVAIIRHPRVGEYAFGFITSSVVLQTDKGDEELCSVYVPTNHLYIGDIFLVNSEEIIRPNLSVREGIEIIVSGGMTMPQLITPLERIPRKNQSIRLNRIT